One stretch of Candidatus Bathyarchaeia archaeon DNA includes these proteins:
- a CDS encoding SPFH domain-containing protein, whose product MPQVIEWQNAGSEDIVWRYPKEDLTWGAQLVVQEYQMAVFFRDGKAYDVFGPGRHTLTTLNLPLLTGLLTRLAGFGGNKPFKAAVIYISTRLFAGKWGTRAQTTELAPLQVFGQFWFKIENASLFVNEVVGGQNAYTTAEVNNYLRGFLNEKIIDELSHYDLITVFTRLDETSIIVKNTVIDYFKRVGIEMTDLRFEGIDTTPEYRERLFWLKTGKTAPEDVLRMETVKNAAESLGKSGGGGAALGTGMVLIPQIMTPTGTQAAPAAALVICPKCGNKVPATSKFCPDCGTSLAPPAAGAINCPKCGKSIPANSKFCPECGQQISS is encoded by the coding sequence ATGCCGCAAGTTATTGAATGGCAAAATGCAGGCTCCGAAGACATCGTTTGGCGTTACCCCAAAGAAGACCTCACATGGGGCGCCCAGCTTGTTGTCCAAGAATACCAGATGGCTGTGTTCTTCCGAGACGGCAAAGCCTACGACGTATTTGGTCCTGGAAGACACACACTCACAACGCTAAATCTGCCCCTGCTGACTGGGCTGTTGACTCGGTTGGCTGGGTTTGGCGGAAATAAACCCTTCAAAGCTGCGGTCATCTACATAAGCACCCGTCTCTTCGCTGGCAAATGGGGCACACGCGCACAAACCACCGAATTGGCGCCATTGCAGGTGTTTGGGCAGTTCTGGTTCAAAATCGAAAACGCCTCCCTCTTTGTGAATGAAGTTGTGGGTGGACAAAACGCTTACACAACCGCCGAGGTTAACAATTACCTGCGGGGTTTTCTAAATGAAAAAATCATCGATGAACTTAGCCACTACGACTTGATTACAGTGTTTACGCGGCTGGACGAGACCTCAATTATCGTCAAAAACACGGTGATTGACTACTTCAAACGTGTTGGTATCGAAATGACTGACCTGCGCTTTGAAGGCATAGACACCACGCCCGAATATCGTGAACGTCTTTTTTGGCTTAAAACAGGCAAAACCGCCCCAGAAGATGTCTTGCGTATGGAGACCGTTAAAAACGCCGCTGAATCGCTGGGCAAGTCAGGTGGTGGCGGCGCAGCTCTGGGCACGGGTATGGTGCTTATCCCGCAAATCATGACGCCTACAGGAACACAAGCAGCCCCCGCTGCAGCCTTGGTCATATGCCCCAAATGCGGCAACAAGGTTCCCGCTACCAGCAAGTTCTGTCCTGACTGCGGAACGTCCCTTGCACCTCCAGCAGCAGGCGCAATTAACTGCCCGAAGTGCGGTAAGTCGATTCCTGCAAACTCCAAGTTCTGTCCTGAATGTGGACAGCAAATATCTTCATAA
- the lysS gene encoding lysine--tRNA ligase: MAEKIVGRGTWYDLMAKKVIDRERKLGRSTEKIRTEMGLGASGFPHIGSLGDAARSYAVTLALKNMGYTSELVAYCDDKDGLRKVPAGLSKDLLEKYLGYPVSSIPDPFGCHESFGKHMSSLLLESLDKCGIEYRYYSAKEVYEKGIILPQIRTILANAQKVGEIVKEEVGQERYTERLPFFPVCANCGRIYTTNAYQFEPETDKVLYKCEGLEIRGKLIKGCGHEGEADITKGEGKLTWKGEFAARWKALDIRFEAYGKDIADSVRINDRISREVLCFEPPSHAKYEMFLDKGGKKISKSAGNVFTPQVWFRYGSPQSLLLLMLKRFVGTRSLDVSDIPAYMNELDGLEDVYFGKKAVSEKDLAKLKGLYEYCWVANPPAQPSVHVPYNLLAFLAKMAPKENPDDFIAEKLQSYGILQKSQSLEDGLKQRIAYAFNWAEDFEEIKETQVTFSAQEKQAITALVLALADKEDPDDIQNAIFTAAKSNGLKPRDFFKLLYTVLMGAPQGPRLGPYVLAMGKQNVVSALQRVLKKS, translated from the coding sequence ATGGCTGAAAAGATTGTCGGACGCGGCACATGGTACGACCTGATGGCAAAAAAAGTAATCGACCGAGAACGCAAACTAGGCAGAAGCACAGAGAAAATCCGCACAGAAATGGGTTTAGGCGCCTCAGGGTTTCCGCACATAGGCAGTTTAGGCGATGCCGCACGTAGCTACGCCGTCACCTTAGCATTGAAAAACATGGGTTACACCTCGGAGTTGGTGGCTTACTGCGACGACAAGGATGGACTGCGCAAGGTTCCCGCGGGTTTATCCAAAGACCTGCTTGAGAAGTATTTAGGGTACCCAGTTTCCAGCATACCTGACCCCTTTGGTTGTCATGAAAGTTTTGGCAAACACATGAGCTCGTTGCTGTTGGAGTCCTTGGACAAATGCGGCATTGAATACCGCTACTACAGCGCAAAAGAGGTTTACGAGAAAGGCATCATCTTGCCCCAGATACGAACCATTCTGGCAAACGCACAGAAGGTGGGTGAAATCGTCAAAGAAGAAGTGGGACAGGAACGCTACACCGAGCGACTGCCGTTTTTCCCTGTCTGCGCCAACTGCGGACGCATATACACCACAAACGCTTACCAGTTCGAACCCGAAACCGACAAGGTCCTCTACAAGTGCGAAGGGCTCGAAATCCGCGGCAAACTTATCAAGGGATGCGGACACGAAGGCGAAGCCGACATAACCAAAGGCGAAGGCAAACTGACTTGGAAAGGCGAATTTGCCGCCCGCTGGAAGGCACTGGACATTCGGTTTGAAGCTTACGGCAAAGACATTGCCGACTCGGTGCGCATCAACGACCGCATCAGCCGTGAAGTGCTCTGCTTTGAGCCGCCCAGCCACGCCAAATACGAAATGTTTCTTGACAAGGGCGGCAAAAAAATCAGCAAATCCGCTGGTAACGTGTTTACGCCGCAGGTCTGGTTCCGTTACGGTAGTCCTCAGTCGCTTTTGCTGCTTATGTTAAAGCGGTTTGTGGGCACCCGTTCGTTGGATGTTTCCGACATCCCCGCATACATGAATGAGCTTGATGGACTGGAGGATGTTTATTTTGGCAAAAAAGCTGTCAGCGAAAAAGACCTTGCTAAGCTGAAGGGGCTTTACGAGTATTGTTGGGTTGCAAATCCGCCTGCCCAGCCCAGCGTGCATGTTCCTTATAATTTGCTGGCGTTTTTGGCGAAGATGGCGCCCAAAGAAAACCCTGACGACTTCATCGCTGAAAAGCTGCAGAGCTACGGTATCCTGCAAAAGAGTCAGTCGCTTGAGGATGGATTAAAACAGCGAATAGCTTATGCGTTTAATTGGGCTGAGGATTTTGAAGAAATCAAGGAGACACAGGTGACTTTTTCAGCGCAGGAAAAGCAAGCCATCACCGCATTAGTTTTAGCCTTGGCAGACAAGGAGGACCCTGACGACATTCAAAACGCCATCTTTACTGCCGCCAAATCCAACGGGCTAAAACCCCGCGACTTCTTTAAGCTGCTCTACACTGTGCTTATGGGGGCGCCTCAGGGACCACGCCTTGGACCTTACGTGTTGGCGATGGGTAAACAGAACGTAGTTTCGGCGTTGCAGCGGGTTCTGAAAAAAAGCTGA
- a CDS encoding PQQ-binding-like beta-propeller repeat protein codes for MNIQKLRNKNFKLSSRKGAAAATLFLLITLSTTMFAMPTVSAHDPPWNVPTYAFLNVEPNPVGIDQTVYVTFWLDKVPPTANVAFGDRWENMTVKVTAPDGSVKNYGPFRSDDVGASYMTFDPEALGTYKFQFIFPGQVIAGDNPAPTGTNNAATVGDYYLPSETQEIELVVQQDPIEPWPSTPLPTNNYWQRPISGMNPEWTTIAGDWLMSTYDGYGNCYNPYTYGPDSAHIVWTYPLAFGGVNGGTCPDWNYYTGLAYETKFGSPIIMYGRLFINLPLSTSASIGGVACIDLRTGEQLWWQNNTSISFGQEFDYYSPNQFGIIPYLWQTGSTYNVFDPATGNQIFCLVNASTGTTVYGPNGELLVYTMNGQNGWLSLWNSTKAIMHYQQPGVLQRGNVWQWRPFMQTTMDWTKGIEWNVTIAAYNQTIPGSGGTTYQSIKKITPDVILATTVGSWSIPYDWEMEIGYSTKDGHEMWAVNRTGPISWNTLQGSPAGDGVYAEFHPETMTWYGYDIYTGDELWGPTEPYHNAFGCYSWQARIADGTLYAASYGGYLYAFDVKTGAKLWEFYAGDSGVDTVYGSWPLNSPIAIADGKVYVTAGHAYNPPLFKGAKVYCVNASTGDLVWDSLGFYVYNGIAIADGFMTLYNSYDGQIYCYGKGSSATSVEVQNDVVSLGSTVLIKGTVTDQSPGNTCLGVPAAGTPAISDEDMGDWMAYLYQQQSKPSDATGVSVHLTAVDPNCNTQDLGYVTSDAAGNFVLPYKPPVPGTYIITATFEGSGAYFMSDAETAIHVTEAAPSASTAPTATPPAATIAPTNAPTTSQTTQTPSPAPATQAVPTYETIYIVTAAVVVIAVVAVAALLLRRRK; via the coding sequence ATGAATATACAAAAGCTCAGAAACAAGAATTTTAAGTTATCTTCAAGAAAAGGAGCAGCCGCTGCTACGTTGTTTCTGCTGATTACTCTCTCGACAACAATGTTTGCAATGCCTACAGTTTCCGCGCATGACCCTCCATGGAATGTACCCACATACGCGTTTCTAAACGTTGAACCCAACCCAGTCGGCATCGACCAAACCGTGTACGTAACCTTTTGGTTAGACAAGGTTCCGCCAACCGCAAACGTTGCCTTTGGTGACCGATGGGAAAACATGACCGTCAAAGTCACCGCACCTGACGGCTCTGTTAAGAATTATGGACCGTTCCGCTCTGACGATGTGGGCGCGAGCTACATGACTTTTGACCCCGAAGCCTTAGGAACATACAAGTTCCAGTTCATCTTCCCCGGTCAAGTCATAGCAGGCGATAATCCCGCACCTACTGGAACCAACAACGCAGCCACCGTCGGCGACTACTACTTGCCCAGCGAAACCCAAGAAATCGAGCTTGTAGTCCAACAAGACCCAATTGAACCATGGCCTTCCACACCTTTGCCAACCAACAATTACTGGCAACGTCCAATAAGCGGCATGAACCCAGAATGGACAACCATCGCAGGCGACTGGTTAATGAGCACCTACGACGGTTATGGCAACTGCTACAACCCCTACACCTACGGACCAGACAGCGCACACATAGTCTGGACTTACCCACTTGCTTTTGGGGGCGTCAATGGAGGCACATGCCCAGACTGGAATTACTACACGGGCTTAGCATACGAAACCAAATTCGGCTCGCCCATAATCATGTACGGAAGACTCTTCATCAACCTACCCTTGAGCACCTCCGCCAGCATTGGCGGCGTTGCATGCATTGATTTACGTACTGGAGAGCAACTGTGGTGGCAGAACAATACCAGCATATCCTTTGGCCAAGAATTTGATTACTATTCGCCCAACCAGTTCGGCATAATACCCTACTTATGGCAAACGGGCAGCACATATAACGTCTTTGACCCTGCTACAGGCAACCAAATATTCTGCCTAGTCAACGCATCCACGGGCACTACGGTTTATGGTCCTAACGGAGAACTCTTGGTATACACTATGAATGGCCAGAATGGTTGGCTATCACTTTGGAACTCAACCAAAGCCATCATGCACTATCAGCAGCCAGGCGTCTTGCAAAGAGGCAACGTGTGGCAGTGGCGACCATTCATGCAAACCACCATGGACTGGACAAAAGGCATTGAATGGAACGTAACCATCGCAGCCTACAACCAAACCATCCCCGGTTCAGGAGGAACCACCTACCAATCGATAAAGAAAATCACCCCAGATGTCATTCTAGCAACCACCGTGGGCTCCTGGTCCATCCCCTACGATTGGGAAATGGAAATCGGCTACAGCACCAAAGATGGACACGAAATGTGGGCGGTCAACCGCACAGGCCCCATCTCATGGAACACGCTTCAAGGCAGCCCAGCAGGCGATGGCGTGTACGCGGAGTTCCATCCTGAAACTATGACCTGGTACGGATATGACATATACACTGGCGACGAACTTTGGGGCCCCACCGAACCATACCACAACGCTTTTGGATGTTACTCTTGGCAGGCAAGAATCGCTGATGGTACACTTTACGCTGCGTCTTATGGGGGATACCTGTACGCGTTTGACGTGAAGACGGGAGCCAAACTCTGGGAGTTCTATGCGGGAGACAGCGGCGTAGACACCGTGTATGGTTCATGGCCGCTTAACTCACCCATCGCCATCGCGGACGGCAAAGTCTACGTGACTGCCGGTCACGCCTACAACCCACCGCTTTTCAAAGGCGCAAAAGTCTACTGTGTCAACGCCTCCACGGGAGACTTGGTGTGGGATTCGCTTGGCTTTTACGTCTACAACGGCATCGCCATCGCGGACGGCTTCATGACGCTTTACAACAGCTATGACGGACAGATTTACTGTTACGGCAAAGGTTCCAGTGCGACCTCTGTTGAAGTGCAAAACGATGTTGTCAGCTTAGGCAGCACTGTACTCATCAAAGGCACAGTCACCGACCAATCCCCTGGCAACACATGCCTTGGAGTACCCGCCGCGGGAACCCCTGCAATCTCTGATGAAGACATGGGCGACTGGATGGCATACCTCTACCAGCAGCAATCCAAACCCTCCGACGCCACAGGAGTATCTGTACACCTCACCGCAGTTGACCCTAACTGCAACACCCAAGACTTAGGCTACGTCACCAGCGATGCAGCAGGCAACTTTGTGCTTCCGTATAAACCGCCAGTTCCCGGAACCTACATCATAACTGCCACGTTTGAAGGCAGCGGCGCCTACTTTATGTCCGACGCTGAAACCGCAATACACGTCACCGAAGCCGCCCCATCAGCTTCAACCGCACCAACTGCCACGCCCCCAGCAGCAACCATTGCGCCAACAAATGCACCCACTACGTCGCAAACAACACAGACCCCGTCTCCTGCGCCCGCAACACAAGCGGTACCGACCTATGAAACAATCTACATCGTAACCGCCGCTGTCGTCGTTATTGCTGTTGTTGCAGTCGCAGCCCTACTCTTAAGAAGACGCAAATAA